In Pseudobacteroides sp., one DNA window encodes the following:
- a CDS encoding response regulator transcription factor — MPDMLKILIIEDEEPIGELIRQNVILGGFDVITAADGKAGLDIIQNHKVDLVVLDLMLPQIDGYQLLPHIIDNGIPVIVLTARDSIMDKVKGLNLGADDFMTKPFEGVELLARIRSILRRAKKYSLESTKAEFDDITILFEQRKVLKGSEEISLTPKEFDLLRIVYENRGIALSREKLLNIVWDYDFEGNTRTVDMHIQKLREKLQTHRISTVYKFGYRMEL, encoded by the coding sequence ATGCCAGATATGTTAAAAATACTTATAATTGAAGACGAAGAACCGATTGGGGAGCTTATCCGCCAAAATGTCATTTTAGGCGGCTTTGATGTTATTACGGCAGCTGATGGAAAGGCAGGTCTTGATATTATTCAAAACCACAAAGTTGACCTTGTTGTTCTTGACCTTATGCTTCCACAAATAGATGGCTACCAGCTCCTGCCCCATATAATCGACAATGGTATTCCAGTTATTGTACTAACCGCCAGGGACAGCATCATGGATAAGGTGAAGGGACTCAACCTTGGTGCTGATGATTTTATGACAAAACCTTTTGAGGGTGTTGAGCTGCTGGCAAGGATAAGAAGTATTTTAAGGCGTGCCAAAAAATATTCGCTTGAAAGTACCAAGGCGGAGTTTGACGATATTACAATCCTTTTTGAACAGAGGAAGGTTTTAAAGGGCAGTGAGGAGATAAGCCTTACCCCAAAGGAATTTGACCTCTTAAGAATCGTTTATGAAAATCGGGGTATTGCATTGTCTAGAGAAAAGCTCTTAAATATCGTTTGGGATTACGATTTTGAAGGAAATACAAGGACCGTAGATATGCATATTCAGAAATTGCGTGAAAAACTGCAAACCCACAGAATTTCGACTGTATACAAGTTTGGTTACAGGATGGAGCTTTGA
- a CDS encoding HAMP domain-containing sensor histidine kinase produces the protein MNFKKKILLLCFIVYLLAIIPVFIITVNLSYQKNLQMAVDSALTEEQNIYKTSVIYMLSKSSAARSSFSKVQDNSTSQNIFDIKDYVAPLVDMYQNDMTFLEFFSSDEKPVTAEKFNKAALPLRVEVKEAQINGKVYILRTINEKHYVFIARLIDIEGQKLVQSFIKDITHVDDQRQTLIGFFALAAATGMLIVAAVAFLLTKVLLRRVDILSEAANKISSGCFDHRVKISGRDEISFLAGRFNTMAVEVEKRIIELKDENNKKQRFIDSLTHEVRTPLTAIIGYSELLITTKQSEESYYKSLGFINSEGKRLLKLTNNLMDFILLKQSGLKLTSCNVAELIKEVLSIVSVKTKEKDIQLKNITDMKYDNELLNLDRDLMKLAILNIIDNAINACTAGCNVEICFYKTESRSVILIRDNGKGISQDDLEKITEPFYRVDKSRSRKYGGMGLGLSLCDEIINSHNGELIIESKLNQGTTVLMEFHSS, from the coding sequence ATGAATTTTAAAAAGAAAATACTCCTGCTGTGCTTTATCGTCTATCTGCTTGCCATAATACCTGTTTTTATAATCACCGTTAACCTGAGCTATCAGAAGAATCTCCAGATGGCAGTAGACAGTGCATTGACAGAAGAACAAAACATTTATAAAACCTCGGTAATCTATATGCTGTCCAAAAGCTCTGCCGCAAGAAGCTCTTTTAGCAAGGTACAAGATAATTCTACTTCGCAAAACATCTTTGATATTAAAGATTATGTTGCTCCTCTCGTAGATATGTACCAAAATGACATGACATTTCTGGAATTTTTCTCATCCGATGAAAAACCTGTAACTGCAGAGAAATTTAATAAAGCTGCTTTGCCTTTAAGGGTTGAAGTAAAAGAGGCACAGATTAACGGCAAGGTGTATATACTGCGAACCATTAATGAAAAACATTATGTATTTATAGCCCGACTTATTGATATTGAAGGCCAAAAACTGGTTCAATCATTCATTAAGGATATTACCCACGTAGATGACCAAAGGCAGACGCTGATTGGTTTTTTTGCTTTGGCAGCAGCTACTGGAATGCTGATTGTTGCAGCGGTAGCATTTCTGCTGACCAAGGTACTTCTACGGAGGGTTGATATACTATCTGAGGCTGCAAACAAAATTTCCTCCGGCTGCTTTGATCATAGGGTCAAAATTTCAGGCAGGGATGAAATTTCCTTCCTTGCGGGCAGGTTTAACACCATGGCGGTTGAAGTGGAAAAAAGAATTATTGAGCTTAAGGATGAAAATAATAAAAAGCAGAGGTTTATAGACAGTCTGACCCATGAAGTTCGTACTCCTCTTACTGCCATAATCGGCTATTCAGAACTTCTGATAACAACAAAACAAAGTGAGGAAAGCTACTACAAAAGCCTTGGATTTATTAACTCTGAAGGAAAGAGGCTTCTTAAACTGACAAACAATTTGATGGACTTTATACTGCTTAAACAAAGCGGTTTAAAACTGACCTCCTGCAATGTAGCAGAATTGATAAAAGAAGTCTTAAGTATAGTTTCAGTAAAAACCAAAGAAAAGGACATTCAATTAAAAAATATCACTGATATGAAATATGACAATGAACTGTTAAATTTGGACAGAGATCTCATGAAGCTGGCAATATTAAATATTATTGATAATGCGATAAACGCGTGCACTGCAGGCTGCAACGTTGAAATTTGCTTTTATAAAACAGAAAGCCGCTCAGTCATTTTAATAAGAGACAACGGCAAGGGAATAAGTCAGGATGATCTTGAGAAAATAACCGAACCCTTTTACAGAGTGGATAAATCCCGCTCAAGAAAGTATGGCGGTATGGGTCTAGGTCTTAGCTTATGTGATGAAATAATAAACTCCCATAATGGAGAGCTCATTATTGAAAGCAAGCTGAACCAAGGGACAACAGTGCTTATGGAATTTCATTCCTCTTAG
- a CDS encoding response regulator transcription factor, which produces MKNILIVEDDQSIAELQKDYLEISGFSVDVCSDGTSGLKYLEDNECDLIILDIMLPGIDGFEILRKIRDAKDIPILLVSAKKEEIDKIRGLGLGADDYITKPFSPGELVARVNAHLGKYERLKNKYRNNGPSNVLQVRGLEIQKDSRIVCVNEKEVSLAQKEFDLLLFMAMNPNKVFSKEELFEKIWGLDSLGDTATVTVHIARIREKIEADPSNPQYVETVWGAGYRFRI; this is translated from the coding sequence ATGAAAAATATTTTAATTGTTGAGGATGATCAAAGTATAGCAGAGCTCCAAAAGGACTATCTTGAGATCAGCGGCTTTTCTGTTGATGTGTGCTCTGATGGAACAAGTGGTCTTAAGTATCTGGAGGATAATGAATGCGATTTAATAATTTTAGATATAATGCTGCCTGGTATTGATGGATTTGAGATACTTCGGAAAATACGGGACGCGAAAGATATACCGATATTGTTGGTTTCTGCCAAGAAGGAAGAAATAGATAAAATCAGGGGTTTAGGCTTGGGGGCCGATGATTATATAACCAAGCCCTTTAGCCCAGGAGAGCTGGTGGCAAGGGTTAATGCACATCTTGGAAAATATGAGCGGCTAAAAAACAAGTATAGGAATAATGGACCAAGCAATGTTTTACAGGTAAGAGGCCTTGAGATACAAAAAGACTCCCGTATTGTTTGTGTCAACGAGAAAGAGGTCAGTCTTGCCCAAAAGGAATTTGATCTTCTTTTATTTATGGCTATGAACCCAAACAAGGTTTTCAGCAAAGAAGAGCTCTTTGAAAAAATATGGGGGCTTGATTCGCTTGGGGATACAGCAACTGTTACAGTGCATATAGCGAGAATAAGGGAGAAGATTGAAGCGGATCCCTCCAATCCTCAATATGTTGAAACCGTTTGGGGAGCAGGCTACAGGTTCAGGATTTAA